In the genome of Nitratireductor sp. GISD-1A_MAKvit, the window TTCGAACGCGGTGATGTGAATGGGGTTTTCCATCGTGCGCAGTTTGAGGCCGGAGACGTCTTCCGGCTTGCCGATGGTGTTGCGGTTGTTGGTGATATGGCGGAAACCCTGCTCACCCCAGGCAAGTGCAACGAGGCCGACATCATCGAACTTTGCGAGGATGTCCTGGCCGATCTCGCCATCGAGAACGTTGCGTGCGTGGGCAAGATCACGGAATAGGAAGGGGATGTCGAAAACACCGGTCTCGGGCACGAAGTTGCTGAGTGTCCCGGAGGAAACGATCGTAGCCTCGATCGTGCCAATCTGCAGACCTTCGATGACTTCGCGTTCACCGCCGAGACCGGAGGAGGGGAAGTGGCGGAATGAATAGCGGCGGTCGGTCTTTGCTTCCACGACTTCCTGCCACTTGTCGGCAGCGACACCGTAGTGCGAAGTTGGCGCAAGCGCGTATCCGAGCTTGATCTCCTGCTGGGGCCTGTGCGGCAGGGCCGCTGGCGAGAATGCCGAGTGCGGTCACAAGAGCCGCGAGCGGCCCTGCAAGTCTTGCAGAATGTTTCATGTCTCTCTCCCTTTGCAAAATTTCGTTGCGATTCAGGTCTCCCATTCGCTGAAAGGCTGTGGCCTATCCCTGCTATTCAGTCAATGCACCCCGGCTTGCGGGTGCGGCAAGTTTTGAGAACTTGGCCAGAATGCCATTGCGATAGCGTGGCGGGGGTTTGCGCCAGGCTTCGCGTCGCCTTTCAAGCTCCTCCTCCTCGACATTCAGCTGCAGGAGCTGACGGGTGGCGTCGATGGTGATGGAATCGCCTTCCTGCACCAGTGCGATTGTCCCGCCTTCGTGGGCTTCCGGGGTGACATGCCCGACGAGAAGGCCCCAGGACCCGCCGGAGAAGCGGCCGTCGGTGATGAGCCCCACCTTCTCGCCGAGCCCGCGCCCGATGAGGGCGGAGCTGGGTGCGAGCATTTCAGGCATGCCGGGGCCCCCTTTCGGCCCGAGATATCGCAACACCATCACGTCGCCCGGGCGGATCGTGTCGGACAGGATGGCGTCCATGGCCGATTGCTCGTCTTCAAACACACGGGCAGGGCCGGTGATGCTGGCCGATTTGAGACCGGTGATCTTGGCGACCGCACCATCTTCGGCGAGGTTGCCTTTCAGGATCGCCAGATGGCCCGTGGCATAGAGCGGTGCCTCGATGGGGCGAATGACATCCTGATTCGGCGATGGGGCTTCGGGGATGTCTTTCAGTTCTTCTTCGAGGCTACGCCCGGTGATCGTCAGGCAATGGCCATTGAGAAGGCCGTGCTCAAGGAGAATCTTCAACACCTGTGGCACTCCGCCCGCGCGATGAAGATCGACAGCCATGTATCGGCCGGATGGTTTGAGATCGCACAGAACCGGGACCCTGCGTCGGATGCGCTCGAAATCGTCGAGTGTCCATTCGACTTCTGCGGCGCGACAGATCGCAAGATAGTGCAACACGGCGTTCGTGGATCCGCCCGTTGCCATGACAAGCGCGATTGCGTTTTCCACGCTTTTGCGGGTGATGATGTCGCGGGGTCTGCGGCCTGCGCGTACGGCATCAAGCAGGACATGGGCCGAGCGGGCTGCCGAGAGGCGCTTTTCTTCATGGACATTGGCCATGGTGGACGAGCCGAGGAGCGACATGCCGAGCGCCTCGAATGAGGAGCTCATCGTATTTGCCGTGTACATGCCACCACAGGCTCCGGTGCCGGGGATGGCGTTTTTTTCGATGGCTTCGAATTCTTCGCGGGTGATTTTACCTGCCTTGAGTGCGCCGACGGCTTCGAAGGCAGAAACGAGATTGAGGTCACGGCCATTCAGGCGGCCGGGCAGGATCGTGCCGCCATACACATAGATGGCCGGCACATTGGCACGGGCAATGCCGATCATGCCGCCGGGCTTGTTCTTGTCGCAGCCGCCGATGACGAGAACGCCATCCATCCACTGTCCCTGAACGGTTGTTTCCACGCAATCGGCAATCACTTCGCGTGAAACCAGTGAGTATTTCATGCCTTCGGTGCCCATGGACATGCCATCCGAAATGGTGGGCACACCGAATGTCTGCGGGTTGCCGCCGGCTTCGCGCACGGCTTCCACGGCCGCGTCTGCAAGGGGCTGCAGGCCGGCATTGCAGGGTGTGATGGTGGAGTGGCCGTTGGCAATGCCGATCATGGGGCGGGCAAAGTCTTCCTCCCGATA includes:
- the ilvD gene encoding dihydroxy-acid dehydratase is translated as MAANNRSKTITQGIERSPNRAMYYALGYREEDFARPMIGIANGHSTITPCNAGLQPLADAAVEAVREAGGNPQTFGVPTISDGMSMGTEGMKYSLVSREVIADCVETTVQGQWMDGVLVIGGCDKNKPGGMIGIARANVPAIYVYGGTILPGRLNGRDLNLVSAFEAVGALKAGKITREEFEAIEKNAIPGTGACGGMYTANTMSSSFEALGMSLLGSSTMANVHEEKRLSAARSAHVLLDAVRAGRRPRDIITRKSVENAIALVMATGGSTNAVLHYLAICRAAEVEWTLDDFERIRRRVPVLCDLKPSGRYMAVDLHRAGGVPQVLKILLEHGLLNGHCLTITGRSLEEELKDIPEAPSPNQDVIRPIEAPLYATGHLAILKGNLAEDGAVAKITGLKSASITGPARVFEDEQSAMDAILSDTIRPGDVMVLRYLGPKGGPGMPEMLAPSSALIGRGLGEKVGLITDGRFSGGSWGLLVGHVTPEAHEGGTIALVQEGDSITIDATRQLLQLNVEEEELERRREAWRKPPPRYRNGILAKFSKLAAPASRGALTE
- a CDS encoding TRAP transporter substrate-binding protein; its protein translation is MPHRPQQEIKLGYALAPTSHYGVAADKWQEVVEAKTDRRYSFRHFPSSGLGGEREVIEGLQIGTIEATIVSSGTLSNFVPETGVFDIPFLFRDLAHARNVLDGEIGQDILAKFDDVGLVALAWGEQGFRHITNNRNTIGKPEDVSGLKLRTMENPIHITAFETLGAAPTPMAWPEVISSLQQGTIDGQENPLSVITSAKLSEVQKYLTLSGHVYSPAMLLVSRQLWEGMSDEDKKAFEEGATEAVKAMRAYVDNVESSGVKQLREEGMEIGELTADQKAAFQQAVQPAYEKYYEQYDKALIDQIIATE